The genomic segment tatatctAGATATACCTGTGCATACAGatgtaaatgaaaagaaaaaggttatAAGATAAATGacagggagaaaaaaaaagaagctaaaactAAAGCCACAAACCATGCCATTCATGGATGCTGGTGAACCTTGCAGAGCCAATCAAGAAAACCATTCGTTCACAGGGAAGGACTCAAAATATGTCAACTGATAATCACAACATGCTTTTAAAGGTAAATGTACAAATCCAGACCTGCAACTCCTTTCTTGTTAGAAGCTCCACGAGGCTGGTATGCACAACAACAAATGGCTTTTGCCCACTTATGGCTAAAGTATATGCATTTGGTACAGGACTTTGCCGAACATATAGATCAGGGGCCTCCATGTTCAATATTTGCGCAGCCTCAGTCATCAATTGATGAAGTTCAGAAAGCTGATACAAAAGAAATTAGCATATGTAAGGCTATAAATTGCTACATATATCCTACATCCTTTTACAATATGCAGATAACGGGAAAATGCTGCGTATAGAGAGTCTATTTCAAATAGTGATATTTTATGCCAATTCAGCAATGACAACATGTTAAAATTGTTATGAAGTGAATTACAATGCATATCTTAGATGCATTGATGTATTAATCACCTATGATTCTCTTTCTGTAAATAAGAAAACAGCAGTCAACGCCCAAATGATGTGAATTACGAtacaaaaaacacacacacacaagggaAAAGATGTTATAAGAGCTCCAAATGAACAAAACTTGGACAAAAGAGTAAGTCCACTAGATGCCAAATGTATCAGATACCAGCAGACTGCTTTATACGTATGTTCAATGTGAATATTTCTAACAATTATAGATATGTCCCTTTAGATGAATCTTTAACACtgtaaatgttattttattgacTTAGATTATTGAAGATCTTTTTACGATTggtaaaattttttttggctaaGATAAAAGTTTATCAAAATTAGTTAGCGTTATCTTCTCTCTAATTATTTGATTAGTTTAGATTATTTAAAAGATAAGTTcagataaaatagaaaaagttaTCCGAAAATAACTTTATTAGTGTTCTTGTAAAACACGTTAGCAGTTTGTTACCAATTTTAACAGACTAGGAAACTTGGAAGACTATCTTTATCCTTATCACATAAGACATGTATATAAGGAAGGTTAAATCTGAATAAAAGAGAGCGATGTGTGCTTTAGAGGAGAGTTTCAAAACGTAAAAGTATCAATTACACTGAAGCAAGTGTGCCAACCAGCTAAGGAGTTTATATAGAGTTTCACAACACGTACTTTTGACACACGAGGAATGTATAGGAAATTCTAGAGGAGAATTAGTCCCTAAAGAGTTGGAAAGCCTGCAGATTTTTAAGGAGAGTTCCTGTGTGAACTATTAGCAACTGGAGGTTCCAGTTAGGATGACAACAATATAAAGATCATCAGATGTACTATCAAGCTATTGCGGTAAGAGACATAACATGGATCACTGTCTCGTCAAGTAAGGTAGTATAGATACAAAGGGTTGTGTTTAGAGATACTCATCTTGTAATCGTTTAAACTAGTGAAAAAATTGTCTATTCTAGGTTTGACTGACTTagaaggtttatatatatatatatattctgaaaAGTTCTTCAAAAGGTTTTCACTTTGTAACCAAATACCTTGTACATTTAAGTTTTCTATATTCTTTACTTATTTGGTTACTAATCAGTGTTTGCAAAGTATTATAAGATCATATGTggtaaatagaaaaaaggacTTTCAAcaactattttgaaaataatcaaCCTGCAGCAAATGACACTTTTAACGGAGTACCATGAGAAACTACAGCCACAAAAGATAGCCTACATAAATTCTAATGTTTGCTAGAGTCATACAATTACCTGATTTTTAGAAACAAGAACTGAAGTCCCAATATTTTCTAGAAGCATGATTTGCTCTGTCACAGACCCTGCAATTATGCATTCCAAGAAACAACTTAGAATATAACTCAAAGAAAACATTAGCCAAATCTTTCCACGCACGAGAAACCATGGTTATAtctaaagaagagaaaaaaaagagaggctagGTTTACATCATGGAATCGATGACAAATAACTTGTGCATAGCATATAACACAATCCCCTTTACTTCTGCTGAGCCATTAAATGAACATTTCAGAGAAATAGAGCTTGTATTTACCACAACTTTCCACTATACAAAAACCAAATACAAGCCCCAAATTTACAGAAATGCGAGTGTTAAATGCAAAATCAAAGTCAAATGAACAGTAGATAGTAAATTAAAGGGGGAAAAACAAAAGCACAAGTCAATAAATACACTAATCAtacaaaaagaaattctaatagTACCTAATAGAACCTTCCCCAGTTCATTTAATCCTGGAATTGCCCTCAAAATCAGTGTATtctgaaagggaaaaaaaccaagaattaGACGAttgcaaatagaaaaaagagaaggggaTTTCCAATATAAATAATCCAGTAAAAAGAAACCTGTTTATCAAGAGGGTGTCTAAAATCATCAGCATCAAGATTGcgaataaaaagagaagaagctCTACAAACAGAGACCCTGACTCTTTGATTCTTCTTTGCCAAACCAAATCCAACAGAACCTGAACGAAACCTCAAATCACTTGAACTGAAAGTAAGAGCAGCAGCATCTGGTCTCCTTCTATGAGCCAAAGATAGAGAAGACAGAGACACAGAAgccatagaaagagaaagagagaaacaaca from the Populus nigra chromosome 1, ddPopNigr1.1, whole genome shotgun sequence genome contains:
- the LOC133688577 gene encoding plastoglobule-localized metallopeptidase 48, chloroplastic; the protein is MASVSLSSLSLAHRRRPDAAALTFSSSDLRFRSGSVGFGLAKKNQRVRVSVCRASSLFIRNLDADDFRHPLDKQNTLILRAIPGLNELGKVLLGSVTEQIMLLENIGTSVLVSKNQLSELHQLMTEAAQILNMEAPDLYVRQSPVPNAYTLAISGQKPFVVVHTSLVELLTRKELQAVLAHELGHLKCDHGVWLTFANFLTLGAYTVPGIGWLIARNLEEQLFRWLRAAELTCDRAALLVAQDPKVVISVLMKLAGGSPSIADQLNVDAFLEQARSYDRASSSSVGLYIRNAQTKQLSHPLPVLRAREIDEWSRSLDYQQLLKRAIQITTPQNV